In Niveispirillum cyanobacteriorum, the following proteins share a genomic window:
- the mutY gene encoding A/G-specific adenine glycosylase, which yields MAVRSLPKTGIKADQASPDQSGSLPGLLLEWYDRHRRILPWRFAPGEVADPYRVWLSEIMLQQTTVATVGPYFKNFLDRWPTVNDLAAADLDDVLRAWAGLGYYARARNLHKCAVAVAAQHGGRFPDTEEGLLSLPGIGAYTAAAILAIAFDKPATAMDGNVERVMARLNAVTDPLPGSKPVLRAHAAALVPDRRPGDYTQALFDLGATICAPRKPRCILCPWADACAARKLGIAEDLPAKTAKAAKPTRRALAFVLTDARGHVALRRRPEKGLLGGMMEVPTTPWEAAPAPTLVGSRPHAPLAGIDWKPLPGIVRHTFTHFEFEITVVTGRAAGAGGGADLIWVAPDALGDEALPTVMAKILRHGLGKGLT from the coding sequence ATGGCTGTCCGTTCATTACCGAAGACCGGTATCAAAGCAGATCAGGCGTCACCTGACCAGTCTGGTAGCCTGCCCGGCCTGCTGCTGGAGTGGTATGACCGGCATCGCCGCATCCTGCCCTGGCGGTTCGCGCCGGGAGAGGTGGCCGATCCCTACCGGGTCTGGCTGTCGGAGATCATGTTGCAGCAGACGACCGTGGCGACCGTCGGCCCCTATTTCAAGAATTTCCTGGACCGCTGGCCCACCGTCAATGATCTGGCCGCCGCTGATCTGGATGATGTGCTGCGCGCCTGGGCGGGGCTGGGATATTATGCCCGCGCCCGCAACCTGCATAAATGCGCGGTCGCCGTGGCCGCCCAGCATGGCGGACGCTTCCCCGATACCGAAGAAGGGTTGCTGTCCCTGCCCGGCATCGGCGCCTATACGGCCGCCGCCATCCTGGCTATCGCCTTTGACAAGCCGGCGACCGCCATGGATGGCAATGTCGAGCGGGTGATGGCGCGGCTGAATGCCGTGACCGACCCGCTGCCGGGATCGAAACCCGTCCTGCGCGCGCATGCCGCTGCCCTGGTACCCGACCGGCGGCCCGGCGACTACACCCAGGCGCTGTTCGACCTGGGTGCCACCATCTGTGCTCCGCGAAAACCGCGCTGCATCCTGTGCCCCTGGGCGGATGCCTGTGCCGCGCGAAAGCTGGGCATCGCCGAGGACTTGCCCGCCAAGACGGCCAAGGCCGCCAAACCGACCCGCCGCGCCCTGGCCTTCGTCCTGACCGATGCCCGCGGGCATGTCGCCCTGCGCCGCCGCCCGGAGAAAGGGCTTCTGGGCGGTATGATGGAGGTGCCGACCACGCCCTGGGAAGCGGCACCCGCGCCGACGCTGGTAGGATCACGCCCGCATGCGCCCCTGGCCGGCATCGACTGGAAGCCCCTGCCCGGTATCGTCCGTCATACTTTCACCCATTTCGAGTTCGAGATTACGGTGGTGACCGGACGGGCAGCCGGGGCCGGCGGCGGGGCGGACCTGATTTGGGTGGCACCGGATGCGCTGGGCGATGAAGCACTACCAACCGTTATGGCGAAGATACTGCGTCATGGCCTGGGCAAGGGCCTGACATAA